ATTACCGAACCCGGTATGAACTTGCTGAACATGCCGAATTTGAGCCACGCAAGCCCCATTTGTATGGCGCCAGCAATGATCACGGCGACTGAAAAGGCCTGAAAGCCGCCGGTCGCGGCGATACCCGAAATCACGACCATCGAGAGCCCGGCTGACGGGCCCGCAATGCTGAGCGGCGATGCGCCGAGCGCACCGACGACGATGCCGCCGACTATGCCGGTGATTAATCCCGCGATGGGCGGTGCCCCTTGAGACTGCGCAATGCCGAGGCAGAGTGGCAGAGCCACGAGAAAGAGTACGATTGCAGATGGTATATTTTGTTTAATTGCTGATGACATGAAAGCTCCTCAATCGAATGTGCACGCTTGTGACGTTCTGCATCCGCGTGCCAGATGAAGAGTTAAGAAAGTGGGGGCGGAGTATAGACGTCTTCGCAGTGCTGTGACGCCAGGCAAACGTGTGGCCTGTGCGCAGTTGTCTGGCTGATGATGCGCATAAATGGCGTTGTGCGTTCAAGGCCGCTGTAGGCAGGGTTGCTGTGCATTGCACTTTCGGCGAGGTCGAATTCTTCTGCGACAGATTCTGCTGCTTGCTGCTCGGGTGCGCCGATATCTTCTACCGCAATGCTCGCCGGTAAGCACAGCATAACCATGACGGCAACCTGTAGAATCAGCAGCAAACGCAGCATGTGCGTTACGGACAGCCGATTGCCTTCAATCCGACAAGCGCAACTTGCTCGGCGACGCCTGCCCCGTGTGACTCGGCGGGAACTCGCTGGTGCGATTTTTTCCGCAATTTTCGGTGCTAATCGGCGCAAATTCCCCCGCGAATCGGTAGCGATTCGCTCTGCAAGTGGCGAAGACGCCAGAATTCACGCCGATTTTTCGCCTCTTGGCGAAATCGCGCCGAAAATTGCGAAAAAAAATTGCTCGTTGTTCTGGCTTCGCGAGTTCCCGCCGAGTCACCCGTCGTCTAACCGTGCTCAAAAAATATATTGACGCTTGCGTCAACTTTGACGATCTTCGGCGTATGGACATAACCAAAATTTTTAATGAAAAGAACCCCGACCGCCCCGTGCAGGCATCGCCGCACCCGAAAGTGCGCTCACCGAATTGGGATTTCAGCGATTTCCATTTTTCGTCGCCTAACCCCAATGCAACCGAGAACAACCAGTTTCGCCGCGCCTACCTGGTGGGGCTCAGCCTGCTGTTTCCCGAGGGGGAGCGCTTCTTCATCAGGGCAGTGAGACGCTACGCCAACGAAATCAAAGACCCGCAGCTCAAAAAAGACGTCAAAGGCTTTATCGCGCAAGAGGCGCAGCATGGCCGCCAGCACGAGATTCTGAACGAACAGATATTTGGCTCGCGTTATGAAGTAAAAAGTTTTCTCGACCAGTGGACTGGCTTTGCATTCGGCTTTCTCGAGAACTTTGCCGAAAAATACCTGCCTTTCGGCGGCGGTAAACTTGAGGTTGCTGTAACCGCGGCTGCGGAGCATTTTACCGCGACCTGGGGCGCGGCGGCTTTGAAATCCCCCTCGTTTGCGGCATTCGACAGCCAGAGCATTCGTGACCTCGTTTACTGGCATGCGATCGAAGAGATCGAACACAAGCACGTCGCCTTCGACGTGATGCGCGAAGTCTCGCCGAACTATTTTCTGCGCACCGGCGCGATGCTGATCACGACCGCGCTCATCGGCGGGCTGTCGATCTGGGGTTTCGCACACATTCTGAAGCAAGAAGACAAGATCGACTGGCCAGAGTTCTTGAAAGCGCTGCGCTACGAATCGTTCGAAAAAGACGGCATGTTCCGCCAGTTCGCCGAAGCGTTCGTGACGTACTTTAAGCCCAACTTTCACCCCTCTGACATGGACGATCAGGCGCTGTTTGACGAATTCGCGAATCTGATCGATTCACGAATAGAAAAGGTGGCGTAGAGCCTCAACCCCCCGGCCCCCTTCTCCTGAAGGAGAAGGGGGAGTTGGTAACCCCTCTCCTTTAGGAGAGGGGTGGCTAATGGCTTTGCCAAGCAAAGCCATTAGCCGGGGTGAGGCCTTTTCTTTTTTACGTGCTGACTGCCGAGTAAAACTGAACCATGAAATTCATTCCCACGATTGGTCTTGAGGTACACTGCCAGCTCAACACCCGCAGCAAACTTTTTTCGACCGCTGCCACCTCTTTCGGCGCCGATGCCAATACTGAAGTGCAGACTGTCTGCCTCGGGCTTCCCGGCGCATTACCCGTTCTCAATTACGAAGCGGTACGAAAAGCTGTCAAAGCCGGCCTTGCATTGGGGGGAGTGATTCACGAACGCAGTAAATTTGACCGTAAAAACTATTTTTACCCAGACTTACCGAAGGGCTATCAGATTTCGCAGTTCTTTGAGCCCTATTGCACCAAAGCGGCGATCGACATTGAAATCGAGTCGGGCAAAAAGCGCATCGGTATCACGCGCATTCACATCGAAGAAGACGCGGGCAAGCTCATGCACTCAGAAGATCCGCTGGTGCACGAAAGTTATGTCGACCTCAACCGTGCGGGCACCCCGCTCATCGAAATTGTTTCAGAGCCAGAGATCGACAATTCAGATGAAGCAGTGCTCTATCTCACAGAACTCAAGAAAATTCTCGAATACATCGACGTCTCTGACTGCAACATGGAGCAGGGCTCGCTGCGTGTCGATGCAAACGTGAGCATTCGCCCCGAAGGCTCAGACAAACTCGGCACACGCGTTGAAATCAAAAACCTGAACTCTTTCAAAGCGGTCAAAGCAGCGATTGAATACGAAATCCGCCGGCATACCGAAGTCATCGAATCGGGCGGTAAGATCGTGCAAGAGACGCGCCTCTATAATGCCGTGCGCGATACGACGCAGTCGATGCGCAGCAAAGAAGAGGCTCATGACTACCGGTATTTTCCCGACCCCGACCTCGTGCCGCTGATTCTGAAACCTGCAGACATCGAAGAGATTCGTAAAGACCTGCCAGAACTCGCGCACCAGAAACGCGCGCGCTATGTCGCCGAATTTGGTTTACCTGAATATGACGCGGGTGTGCTGACTGCCGACCGCAGCACAGCGCTCTACTATGAAGATGTCATTCGCGCAGGCGCCCCGGCGAAAAAGGCTTCAAACTGGGTGATGGTCGAGATGCTTGCGATTGTTAAAGAAAAGAACAAGGCGCTGACAGAACTGTTTCCCCCCACGAACCTAGCCGAGCTGATTCAGCTGATTGACTCAGGCGTCATTTCGGGTAAGATCGCCAAAGAGGTCTTCGCCGACATGATTGCCACCGGCAAGAAGCCGAAAGCGATCGTCGACGAGAAGGGCATGTCGCAGATTAGCGACGAGGGTGCAATTCGCGAAATCGTGCTCGCGGTCATGGGCGAACACCCCGCGTCGGTTGCCGACTTTAAGGCGGGCAAAGACCGCGCGCTCAAGCACCTGCAGGGCGAAATTATGAAAAAGACGCGCGGTAAGGTGAACCCGCAGGTGGCGAACAAGCTGCTCGAAGAAGAACTAAAAAAGTAGCTTAAATTATCTTTCGGCCCAAATAGGCGCTGAAATCGGGCCGGCGGCGCTCGTACGCGCCTGCAAAGAAAGGCGACGAGATCACGAGGTCGGCGGTTGCCCGGTTGCACGCGGTAATCACGTTATAGAGCACACCGATGCGCAAGAGCGCCTTGACGTCGACGTCGTGCGGCTGCGCGTGCATGGGATCCCAGAAAAAGAAGATGGCATCGATTTTCTCTTCGGTAATCAGCGCGCCGAGCTGCTGGTCGCCACCGAGCGGGCCTGATTTGAGCTTTCTGAGTTTCACCTCTTTCTGGCCGTCTGCCGCAACTGCTTTTTCAATCAGCGAGCCCGTTGTTCCCGTTGTCGTGAGGTCGTGGGCCGCGAGCGTCTGCCAGTTATACTTAACCCATTCGATGAGGTCTGCCTTGCAGTTGTCATGCGCCACAAGCGCAATACGTTTCTTTTCGGTCATACACTGAGAGCCAAATTCTCTCTCAGCCTGGCAACTGAATGCGAAAGAACTCTCTTTACTTTACGCAGGTAATCTGAAACGATTCTTTTCCGCAGATGCTCTGGCTCGTCGCACTCGTTACGATTATTCTCATTTTGGGGCATTACGGGCTTCCCGAAACGGTAAATCCTCAGGCTTACCAGGAGGCGCCATCGGCGATCAAGATCATGCGCGGGGCCGAGCCGTTTCGGCTACAGGGAAAGACCGACGTCGGTTTCTTGCTGGTGCACGGTTTCGAAGATTCGCCGTTCACCATGCGCAATATCGGCGAACTGCTGCACCGCGAAGGGCACACAGTGATCGCGCCTCTCTTGCCGGGGCATGGCACGACTATCAAAGATTTCGCCAAGACGCGCTATGAGCACTGGCTGAGTGCC
The sequence above is a segment of the Turneriella parva DSM 21527 genome. Coding sequences within it:
- a CDS encoding metal-dependent hydrolase, whose protein sequence is MDITKIFNEKNPDRPVQASPHPKVRSPNWDFSDFHFSSPNPNATENNQFRRAYLVGLSLLFPEGERFFIRAVRRYANEIKDPQLKKDVKGFIAQEAQHGRQHEILNEQIFGSRYEVKSFLDQWTGFAFGFLENFAEKYLPFGGGKLEVAVTAAAEHFTATWGAAALKSPSFAAFDSQSIRDLVYWHAIEEIEHKHVAFDVMREVSPNYFLRTGAMLITTALIGGLSIWGFAHILKQEDKIDWPEFLKALRYESFEKDGMFRQFAEAFVTYFKPNFHPSDMDDQALFDEFANLIDSRIEKVA
- a CDS encoding methylglyoxal synthase, whose translation is MTEKKRIALVAHDNCKADLIEWVKYNWQTLAAHDLTTTGTTGSLIEKAVAADGQKEVKLRKLKSGPLGGDQQLGALITEEKIDAIFFFWDPMHAQPHDVDVKALLRIGVLYNVITACNRATADLVISSPFFAGAYERRRPDFSAYLGRKII
- the gatB gene encoding Asp-tRNA(Asn)/Glu-tRNA(Gln) amidotransferase subunit GatB; amino-acid sequence: MKFIPTIGLEVHCQLNTRSKLFSTAATSFGADANTEVQTVCLGLPGALPVLNYEAVRKAVKAGLALGGVIHERSKFDRKNYFYPDLPKGYQISQFFEPYCTKAAIDIEIESGKKRIGITRIHIEEDAGKLMHSEDPLVHESYVDLNRAGTPLIEIVSEPEIDNSDEAVLYLTELKKILEYIDVSDCNMEQGSLRVDANVSIRPEGSDKLGTRVEIKNLNSFKAVKAAIEYEIRRHTEVIESGGKIVQETRLYNAVRDTTQSMRSKEEAHDYRYFPDPDLVPLILKPADIEEIRKDLPELAHQKRARYVAEFGLPEYDAGVLTADRSTALYYEDVIRAGAPAKKASNWVMVEMLAIVKEKNKALTELFPPTNLAELIQLIDSGVISGKIAKEVFADMIATGKKPKAIVDEKGMSQISDEGAIREIVLAVMGEHPASVADFKAGKDRALKHLQGEIMKKTRGKVNPQVANKLLEEELKK